Part of the Bacillus cereus group sp. RP43 genome is shown below.
GCTTACGGTTACTTGAAAGCGGAGAAAGGTGTACATCGTCTTGTACGTATTTCACCGTTCGATTCTTCAGGTCGTCGTCATACATCGTTCGTATCTTGTGAAGTTGTACCTGAATTCAATGATGAAGTTGAAATTGAAGTGCGTACAGAAGATTTGAAAATAGATACGTATCGTGCAAGTGGTGCAGGCGGACAGCACGTTAATACGACAGATTCAGCAGTTCGTATAACGCATCTACCAACAAACACGGTTGTAACATGTCAGTCAGAGCGTTCTCAAATTAAAAACCGTGAACATGCGATGAAAATGCTGAAAGCGAAATTATATCAAAAGAAATTAGAAGAACAACAAGCACAATTAGATGAGATTCGCGGAGAGCAAAAAGAAATTGGATGGGGCAGCCAAATCCGTTCTTACGTATTCCACCCGTATTCTCTTGTGAAAGACCATCGTACAAATACAGAAGTTGGTAACGTACAAGCAGTTATGGATGGGGAAATTAATCCGTTTATTGATGCGTATTTACGTTCTCGTATTTAATAAGAGAAAAAGCCAACAGAATTGTTGGCACATGTTGAGGTACAAGAGGATATAAAGAGGCTTATCTTATTTATATTGATGAAATAAAGAGGAAGAGAAGTTGGAGGCAACAACTTCTCTTTTTGATGAGATTATATGTAGAATACAATGCCGTATATTGTTTTGTAAAAAGTAGAGAATAGTAAAACAGAGCAGTAATAGAGTAGGGCTTTATATAGGGATTCTCAGTTTTGGTTTGGAGAAAAAGGCTCTTTATAGAACTTTTTAAGGTGTTCACAGAATTGAAACAATTTATGAAAGCTTATTTTATTAGGCTTCTCACTATATTTGTAAAAAATATGAAATATACCTTAGTTTTTCTATATAAAGATAATGCTTATAATGAATATTGAATGTGTTATGAAAACTATTGCCTAGTTATGAATGAAAAGAATATCAACAATGGGGAGCGATAGAAGTGAAAAAGAAATTGTTGGCTATTACGCTGGGGACATCAGTCGTTTTTGCTTTAGGAGCATGTGGAAATAAAGAAGAGACTAAGTCTTCAAATCAATCTGCAAGCACAGATAGTGCAGAACAAATTTTCCAAAAAAGTTGTGCAGGTTGTCACGCGAAAGATTTATCAGGAGCAACTGGACCTGATTTAAGAAAAGTAGGCGGTAAGTATGACGCTGCAGATATCGAAGAAATTATTAAAAAAGGTCGCGGCTCAATGTCACCTGGACTTATTCAAGGTGAGGACGCAAAAAAAGTAGCTGAATGGTTAGCGGAGCATAAATAAGAAACGTAATTAATAAACGAGCTGATTGTATAACTTGACCGAAAAGTACTTCGAGTTAAGTAATTACATGAGCTCGTTTACCTTTTCTTGGTATGTAACATAACTGTAACAAAATTGTATCCGAATTGGAAACCGATTGATGTTACAATGGGGTTTGTAGAATTTTGATGAAATATATTACATAGAGTAGCGTTGCTAATAAAAAGCATGTATGGAAGCTACCTTCAACAAGAATGGTCGAGCGAAAATAAAGGTTTTTCTTTTATTTTCAAATGTGCAGAAAAGTATTTCGAAAAAAATCATTAAGTATTGGGTGATAAATAATGATAAAAATGACGAATGTTTATAAGGAGTACCCAAATGGTATGAAAGCCATTGCTGGTCTCACAGTTAACATTAAACAAGGTGAATTCGTATACGTAGTTGGACCGAGTGGAGCCGGAAAATCTACATTTATTAAAATGATGTATCGTGAAGAGAAGCCATCTACAGGATCAATTAATGTAAATGGACTTGTAATTGAAACATTAGCAGAAAGAGATGTTCCATATTTCCGTCGTCAATTAGGCGTAATTTTCCAAGATTTTAAATTACTACCTAAATTAACGGTATATGAGAATGTTGCGTTTGCTTTAGAAGTAATTGAAGAAGAACCAGATGCGATTCGTGAACGTGTTACAGAAGTGTTAGGTCTTGTAGGTCTAGATGATCGTGCAGATGCACTTCCAAGCGAACTTTCAGGCGGAGAGCAACAACGTGTGGCGATTGCAAGAGCGATTGTAAATAGACCAAAGGTTGTAATTGCTGATGAGCCAACAGGTAACTTAGATATTGAAACAGCGCTTGATATTATGAATATTTTTAAACGTATTAATGAGCGTGGTACAACGATTGTTATGGCGACACATAACGCAGATATCGTAAATACAATTCGTCATCGTGTAATTGCAATTGAAGGCGGAAAAATTGTTCGAGACGAGATTGAGGGAGGATACGGATATGAAGGCTAAAACCCTTAGTCGACATTTGCGAGAAGGTGTGAAAAATCTATCCCGTAACGGATGGATGACATTTGCTTCTGTAAGTGCAGTAACAGTTACATTATTACTTGTAGGTGTCTTTTTGGCAGCGATTATGAATATGAACCATTTTGCGACGAAGGTAGAGCAAGATGTAGAAATTCGTGTGCATATTGATCCAGCAGCAAAAGAAGCTGATCAAAAGAAATTAGAAGAAGATATGAGTAAAATTGCGAAAGTAGATTCTATTAAATATTCTTCTAAAGAAGAAGAGTTGAAACGTTTAATTAAAAGCTTAGGCGATAGTGGAAAAACGTTCGAGTTATTTGAGCAAGATAACCCACTGAAAGATGTATTCGTTGTAAAGGCGAAAGAACCAACAGATACGGCAACAATTGCGAAAAAGATTGAGAAAATGCAGTTTGTAAGTAATGTTCAATACGGTAAAGGTCAAGTTGAAAAATTATTTGATACTGTAAAAACTGGTCGTAACATCGGGATTGCGTTAATTGCTGGTCTTCTATTCACAGCGATGTTCTTAATCTCTAACACAATTAAAATTACAATTTATGCTCGTAGTACTGAGATTGAAATTATGAAACTTGTTGGTGCAACAAACTGGTTTATTCGTTGGCCGTTCTTGTTAGAGGGATTATTCCTAGGAGTATTAGGATCAATTATTCCAATTGGCCTAATCTTAGTTATATATAATTCATTGCAAGGTGTGTTTAATGAAAAACTTGGCGGAACAATTTTCGAGCTTCTACCATACAACCCGTTCGTATTCCAATTAGCTGGTTTATTAGTGTTAATCGGTGCATTAATCGGTATGTGGGGAAGTGTAATGTCAATTCGTCGCTTCTTAAAAGTATAAAAAGTTGCAAACATAATTCGTACAAGCTTATCATATAGTAGAAATAGGTAAAGGCATCACACATCGTGTGATGCCTTTTGCTACACCACCTGTGTGTTCTGGAAAGGGGAATTCCGCATTGAAACGTAGAGTTGCAATTATTGGAATGGTTGTTGCATTTTTAATTGGTGCTGGCGGGATGTTTGGTGGTATGTACTGGTTTGGGATAAACCCAGCGTATGTAACGCAAACAGTATCGAATGGTAATGCTGGCACAGCGCAAGGAAATTTGGCAAAGATTAATGAGGCGTATGCACTAATTGATTCACGTTATGTGGAAGACGTGAAAGACGACAAGTTAGTCGAAGGTGCGATACAAGGAATGTTGTCTACGCTGAAGGACCCTTATTCCACGTATATGGATAAAGAAACGGCAAAACAGTTTAGTCAGTCACTGGATCCTGAACTTGAAGGGATTGGAGCTGAAGTGAACAAGACGGACGGTAAGCTTATTATCGTATCGCCAATTAAAGGTTCACCAGCAGAAAAGATAGGAATTAAACCGAATGACCAAATTTTATCTGTAGATGGAAATAGTGTGAAAGATTTATCACGTGAAGAAGCAGTATTAAAAATTCGTGGTAAAAAAGGAACGACTGTTGCAATTGAAATTAAGCGCGCAGGAGTGGCTGATCCGATAGAATTTAAAATTAAGCGTGAAAAGATTCCGATCTTCACTGTATTTAGTTCCGTAAAGCAAGAGAGCGGAAAAGATATCGGTTATATGCAAATTACTTCTTTCGCTGAAAATACTGCAAAAGAATTTAAGGATCAGTTAAAAGAGTTAGAGAAGAAACATATAGCAGGCTTAGTTATTGATGTACGTGGTAATCCTGGTGGCTATTTAAATAGTGTAGAAGAAATACTAGGAGACATCATGACAGATAAAAAGCCAATGCTACAAGTAGAACAGCGAAATGGTGAGAAGAAGAAATTCTCTACGGAACTGAAAGAAAGAAAGTCATATCCAATTTCAGTATTAATTGATAATGGAAGTGCTTCTGCTTCAGAAATTTTAGCGGGTGCGCTGAAAGAGGGAGAAGGATACGATTTAATTGGTGAAAAAACGTTTGGTAAAGGTACTGTCCAACAAGCTGTTCCGTTTAAAGATGGCAGCAACATTAAATTAACAATGTTTAAATGGTTAACACCAGATGGCAATTGGATTCATAAAAAAGGAATCGCGCCAACTGTAGAAGTGAAGCAACCAGATTATTATCATGCGACACCAATTCAAATTGAAAAGACACTTTCATACAATTCAAATGATGTACAAGTAAAACATGCGCAAGAAATGCTTAAGAGCTTAGGATATGTACCAGGACGTGAAGATGGATACTTTAGCAAAGAGACAGAATCAGCACTAAAAGCATTCCAAAATGCGAATGAGATGGAAGCAACAGGACAACTCGATAAAAAGACAGCTGAAGCGATTCAAACTAAAATCATTGAAAAAATCCGTTCTGGAGAAAATGATTTACAATTACAGACGGCATTGAAATTAATAGCGAAATAAGAAAGAATACAGGCACTTTGATGCCTGTATTTTTTATGTGTTAAACAAACATTTCTTTAGTTATGATAAGATAAAAAGAAAAAATGATATAAATGGTGGTGAATGAATTCGTGGAGGCATGGCTTTTTGAAATACTACGAGCAGTTGGACGTTTTTTCTTACACCCTGCTGTCTATGTATTTTTAATTAGTAGTATCTTCGTTGGATACTTACGTATATTACGAGAACGAAAAGATTTTTCTTTTAAAGTATATGATATTTGGTTTGAACTGCGAACTTCTCTATTTGCAGGTATTGGGTATGGATTAATCGTATCTATTATTACGATTGGGCTTGGGCTTGTTGTTTCAAAAGCGAGTTTATGGACAATTTTACTTTGGACGTTATTATTTGGATTAACTGCTATGTATCGATATTTATCTGCAGCTTATACTTTCGGAATCGCTATTGCACTCGTGTTATTATCTTCTAAGATGCCAGTTGCCTTCTTACAGCTTGGAGAAGGTGAAGAGGGTACAATTGTATCCCTTGCTATTTTACTAGGCGTTATGCTCGTTGTAGAGGGATTATTAATCTCTAAAAATGCGGTTCGTTATTCTACGCCGAAAATTAACAAAAGTAAGCGCGGGTTACGAATTGGACTACATGAATCAAATCGTTTATGGCTTGTACCAGTATTTATTCTTATACCAGGAGATGCGGTGACAGGATTTATTTCTTGGTGGCCTGTCGTTTCAATAGGTTCGACTACATACTCTTTATTCCTCGTACCATTTTTAATTGGATTTATGAGAAAGGTTAGAAGTTATGAGCCGACGGAAGCTTTATTATTTACAGGAAGACGTGTCTATGGATTAGCGGGGCTCGTACTCATTTTAGGTATCGCAAGTTACTGGTGGCACGTACTCGCAATTATTGCGATGGGAGTCGCAATGCTTGGACGCTTTACAATCTCGATGCAAGAGAAAATTGCAGACGAGAAAAGACCAGCATACTTTGCCGCACGTAATGATGGACTTGTTGTGTTAGATACAATTCCTAATACAATTGGGGCAGAGATGAATTTAAAGCCTGGAGAAGTTATTACGAAAGTAAATGGGGTCATTCCAAGAAGTACCGAAGAGTTTTATGGCGCGCTTCAAACGAAGACGACAGGGGCGTTTTGTAAATTAGAAGTAGTAGATACAAATGGTGAGCTTCGTCTTGCTCAAACAGCATTATACGCCGGGGGACATCATGAATTAGGTGTTGTGTTTGTCCTGCAAGAACATGAGTGGGATTCAGAAGCTATATAAAATAAAATGGAACCTTCATCAAACACAGATGAAGGTTTTTTTAGTTTCATAGACGGATAACTTGAATAATTATTTGATAATGGTTATCATTTAGGGAGTCTTTTAATTTGGAAAAGGGAGGGAAAATATGCTACGTAAATTTTTTTCTTACTATAAACCGTATAAAGGTTTATTCATACTTGATTTTTCCTGTGCAGTTATCGCAGGCTTACTCGAACTTGGTTTCCCGCTTATCGTAAATCAATTTATTGATAAGTTATTACCAGGGCAAAACTGGACGCTTATTTTATGGGCTTGTTTCGGTTTGTTCGTAGTTTACGTATTAAATGCAGGTTTGCAATATGTCGTTACATATTGGGGACATATGCTTGGTATTAACATTGAAACAGATATGAGGCAGAAATTATTTGATCACATTCAAAAGCTATCATTCAGATTTTTTGATAATAATAAAACAGGTCATTTAATTTCACGTCTTACAAACGATTTAATGGAAATTGGGGAAATTGCTCACCACGGACCAGAAGATTTATTCAT
Proteins encoded:
- the cccB gene encoding cytochrome c551, which encodes MKKKLLAITLGTSVVFALGACGNKEETKSSNQSASTDSAEQIFQKSCAGCHAKDLSGATGPDLRKVGGKYDAADIEEIIKKGRGSMSPGLIQGEDAKKVAEWLAEHK
- the ftsE gene encoding cell division ATP-binding protein FtsE; the encoded protein is MIKMTNVYKEYPNGMKAIAGLTVNIKQGEFVYVVGPSGAGKSTFIKMMYREEKPSTGSINVNGLVIETLAERDVPYFRRQLGVIFQDFKLLPKLTVYENVAFALEVIEEEPDAIRERVTEVLGLVGLDDRADALPSELSGGEQQRVAIARAIVNRPKVVIADEPTGNLDIETALDIMNIFKRINERGTTIVMATHNADIVNTIRHRVIAIEGGKIVRDEIEGGYGYEG
- the ftsX gene encoding permease-like cell division protein FtsX; its protein translation is MKAKTLSRHLREGVKNLSRNGWMTFASVSAVTVTLLLVGVFLAAIMNMNHFATKVEQDVEIRVHIDPAAKEADQKKLEEDMSKIAKVDSIKYSSKEEELKRLIKSLGDSGKTFELFEQDNPLKDVFVVKAKEPTDTATIAKKIEKMQFVSNVQYGKGQVEKLFDTVKTGRNIGIALIAGLLFTAMFLISNTIKITIYARSTEIEIMKLVGATNWFIRWPFLLEGLFLGVLGSIIPIGLILVIYNSLQGVFNEKLGGTIFELLPYNPFVFQLAGLLVLIGALIGMWGSVMSIRRFLKV
- a CDS encoding S41 family peptidase, with translation MPFATPPVCSGKGNSALKRRVAIIGMVVAFLIGAGGMFGGMYWFGINPAYVTQTVSNGNAGTAQGNLAKINEAYALIDSRYVEDVKDDKLVEGAIQGMLSTLKDPYSTYMDKETAKQFSQSLDPELEGIGAEVNKTDGKLIIVSPIKGSPAEKIGIKPNDQILSVDGNSVKDLSREEAVLKIRGKKGTTVAIEIKRAGVADPIEFKIKREKIPIFTVFSSVKQESGKDIGYMQITSFAENTAKEFKDQLKELEKKHIAGLVIDVRGNPGGYLNSVEEILGDIMTDKKPMLQVEQRNGEKKKFSTELKERKSYPISVLIDNGSASASEILAGALKEGEGYDLIGEKTFGKGTVQQAVPFKDGSNIKLTMFKWLTPDGNWIHKKGIAPTVEVKQPDYYHATPIQIEKTLSYNSNDVQVKHAQEMLKSLGYVPGREDGYFSKETESALKAFQNANEMEATGQLDKKTAEAIQTKIIEKIRSGENDLQLQTALKLIAK
- a CDS encoding PDZ domain-containing protein; its protein translation is MEAWLFEILRAVGRFFLHPAVYVFLISSIFVGYLRILRERKDFSFKVYDIWFELRTSLFAGIGYGLIVSIITIGLGLVVSKASLWTILLWTLLFGLTAMYRYLSAAYTFGIAIALVLLSSKMPVAFLQLGEGEEGTIVSLAILLGVMLVVEGLLISKNAVRYSTPKINKSKRGLRIGLHESNRLWLVPVFILIPGDAVTGFISWWPVVSIGSTTYSLFLVPFLIGFMRKVRSYEPTEALLFTGRRVYGLAGLVLILGIASYWWHVLAIIAMGVAMLGRFTISMQEKIADEKRPAYFAARNDGLVVLDTIPNTIGAEMNLKPGEVITKVNGVIPRSTEEFYGALQTKTTGAFCKLEVVDTNGELRLAQTALYAGGHHELGVVFVLQEHEWDSEAI